TCGAGGCGCCGGTGCAGGCGGCCAGCGCCTTGGCGTCGACGGCGGGCAGCGGGATGTGCGCGCCGAGCCGGTAGACGGCCATGATGCCGAGCGTGAAGAGTAACTTTCTTCGCAAATCGGGCGTGCGGAACGCGCGGAAGAACGCGGTGAGCATCGACGGCCCTCCGTGGGAGCTGGAAATCTTAGGTTGTTGAGAGCGGGGGTGTTGGGGCCGGGCGCCTGTGACCGCCAGACGGCTACACAGCTGCCCTGAGGCCGGTGAAGGTGCCGCGGTGCGCGGCGCGCCAGGTCGCCACGGCGTCGGCCACCGATGCGCTTACTGTGGAGGTCGGGGCAGGCGTGATCGGCGCCGTGGAGGCGGCGGAGCTCGAGGGCACCGGAGCGGGCGGCCGCACCAGATCAGAACCCGGGTTCCCGCCATAGGTGCCGCTACCGTTGCCGCTGCCCGGGATGGTGGTGGGCCGCGCCGAGGACCCCGAATCGTTGAGCGCGTAGGCGGTACCCAGCCCGATCGCCGCCGCCGCGGCCGCCGACCCGACGACCTTGCCGACCAGCCGATGGCGCCGGACCCGCTGCCCGCGGTCGAGCGCCCGGCGGGTCAGGGCGTCGATGTCGGGCCGGCACTCGGCCGCGGTGGCGTCGAAGGCCGCGCGCACCGTTCCCGTGCCGTCCGCGGCGGTCTCGAAGATGTCGGTGGACACAGGTGGGCCGTCCTTTCCTGGGGTGGGTGGCGGTCAGCCGAGCAGCCGTTCGGGGAACACCTCGCCGAGCGCGACCCGCAGCCGGGCCAGCGCCCGCGAGGACTGGGTGCGCACCGAGGCGGAGCTGATGTGCAGGACCGCCGCTACGTCCTCGACACTGAGGTCCTCCCAGTACCGCAGCACGACCACGGCCCGGTCCCTGGCCGACAGATTGGCCAGCTCGGCGAGCAGCGTCAGCCGTACCGCGGAGTCGACGTCCTCGATGACCCGCTCCGGCGGCTCGGCGATCGGCTGCTCCCCCGAGCGCTTCCGTCGCCGCTGGCTGATGAAGGTGCGGGTGAGGACCGTCTGCGCGTAGGCCGCGGGGTTCTCGACTCTGCTGACCCGGCGCCAGGCCACGAACACCTTCACGAGGGTGTCCTGCATGAGGTCCTCGGCCAGATGCCAGTCGCCGCCGGCGAGGAAGTACGCAGTACGGAAGAGCCGGGCCCCGTGTGCGGCAGTGAAGTCCTGGAAGGCTTGCCGATCATCCTTCATCTCCTCTGCCTTCATCGCCCGCGCTGGTTGACGTCCACATATGGTTCAACGCGCGAGGACTCAAGCTTTGTGACAGGTTCAGGAGAGGAATTCTGAAGCGGCTGAAGCGGGTTCCTGCCCGCCGATCTCACTCGTCCGGCAGCCAGTTTCCGTGGAACCCCAGCGGAATCCGCGCCGGCAGGTGGATCCGGGCCAGCGGCTCGGCGGCGAAGTCCTGAGCGGCGAGGATCAGCAGGTCCGCCGCGCCGCGCTCCGGGTTGTGCGTGTAGGCCAGGAGGTAGCCGTCGTCCTCGGACACATCGGGTGCTCTCGGCACGAACACGGCCTCGCCCGCCATCGCCGTGCGCGGCAGGTTGTGGGCCTCGGTGGTGCCGGTGGCGAAGTCGTATTTGAGGAGCGTG
The Catenulispora sp. GP43 genome window above contains:
- a CDS encoding SigE family RNA polymerase sigma factor, which gives rise to MKDDRQAFQDFTAAHGARLFRTAYFLAGGDWHLAEDLMQDTLVKVFVAWRRVSRVENPAAYAQTVLTRTFISQRRRKRSGEQPIAEPPERVIEDVDSAVRLTLLAELANLSARDRAVVVLRYWEDLSVEDVAAVLHISSASVRTQSSRALARLRVALGEVFPERLLG